A single window of Stomatohabitans albus DNA harbors:
- a CDS encoding DUF177 domain-containing protein: MSSSEVLSSRIDVSALLETPGTVLPLQGVFGVPEGLDIPLITLPDTLSADLVAEGLLEGVLVRGSAELEYQVQCASCLQPGTGHIAADITELFGEDDQADEGFVIDPDQSIDLDPMWRDVIAAHTSDRYVCMPDCRGLCPTCGSNRNEQDCSCEDVSTDLRWQALAGLTFPDADEA; the protein is encoded by the coding sequence ATGTCCTCGTCTGAAGTCTTGTCGTCACGCATCGACGTGAGTGCCCTGCTTGAAACGCCCGGAACGGTTTTACCGCTTCAGGGTGTATTTGGGGTTCCTGAAGGCTTGGATATCCCCTTGATTACCCTGCCCGATACGCTCTCAGCCGATCTCGTTGCTGAGGGTTTGTTAGAAGGGGTACTTGTTCGTGGCAGCGCCGAACTGGAGTACCAGGTGCAATGCGCATCGTGTCTACAACCAGGTACTGGACACATTGCAGCTGATATTACAGAGTTATTTGGGGAAGACGATCAAGCTGATGAGGGGTTCGTCATAGACCCTGATCAATCTATCGACCTTGACCCTATGTGGCGTGATGTCATCGCCGCCCATACCAGCGACAGGTACGTGTGCATGCCAGATTGTCGAGGCCTGTGCCCAACCTGTGGTAGTAACCGTAATGAACAGGACTGTTCCTGTGAAGATGTGAGTACTGACTTGCGTTGGCAAGCGCTTGCAGGCCTCACCTTTCCTGATGCCGATGAGGCATAG
- a CDS encoding RsmD family RNA methyltransferase: MPRIIAGVAGGRPLKVPAAARPTADRVKEAIFSSIGPMDGAVVADLYGGSGGLAIEALSRGASGATCWESHSQAATIIAANVRTAQVGDRFQLIAKPCEKAPVHNPMGLFTHLFVDPPYDYPVTTIEQALNGLIAIGAVSEHAVLILERDKRRAGEMPTGWTLLRERIYGEALIRYGERLSSVNHTG; the protein is encoded by the coding sequence ATGCCGCGCATTATCGCTGGGGTTGCCGGTGGTCGGCCACTCAAAGTGCCAGCTGCTGCTCGCCCAACCGCTGACCGAGTTAAAGAAGCCATCTTTTCATCCATTGGCCCTATGGATGGGGCGGTTGTGGCTGACCTCTATGGGGGGAGTGGTGGACTGGCTATTGAAGCATTGAGCCGTGGGGCGAGCGGTGCGACCTGCTGGGAATCACATAGCCAAGCGGCAACGATCATTGCAGCAAACGTGCGTACCGCTCAAGTCGGTGATCGGTTCCAACTGATTGCTAAACCATGTGAAAAAGCGCCTGTGCACAACCCGATGGGGCTATTTACGCATTTGTTTGTTGACCCACCCTATGACTATCCAGTGACTACCATTGAACAGGCGTTAAATGGTCTCATTGCAATTGGTGCGGTGTCAGAACATGCCGTTCTTATCCTTGAACGAGATAAACGGCGGGCCGGTGAGATGCCAACTGGATGGACATTATTGCGTGAGCGCATCTATGGCGAGGCCCTTATCCGCTATGGTGAACGCCTATCATCTGTGAACCACACTGGGTAA
- a CDS encoding ATP synthase F0 subunit B: MDIETAIEELVRIVKHARPVMLSQNVQIDKAEVLSLLATVQDGLPDELRNARWVIKEREEMLAKARREADQIIEDARAEREHIVSQHEVIRQANREAQQIVESAHDEGRHIRLETEDWVEASLNQLDETLVSLREYVARGQRRLNKHLESEFLPVSIDEMNADLTGGFDLVGSSDHPYDELDDPEQDEDTARGDVHDDAPSGSAVDGMAPTRQPRRTPSRPSSRRTDVRRDVVDPWGSSEGEDA; encoded by the coding sequence ATGGATATTGAAACGGCAATTGAAGAGCTGGTGCGCATCGTAAAACACGCGCGCCCAGTGATGCTCAGTCAAAATGTTCAAATTGATAAAGCTGAAGTGCTGTCACTCCTGGCGACGGTCCAAGATGGCCTTCCCGATGAGTTACGCAATGCCCGTTGGGTGATCAAAGAGCGCGAGGAGATGCTTGCGAAAGCTCGCCGTGAAGCCGACCAGATCATCGAAGATGCCCGTGCTGAACGTGAACATATCGTCAGCCAACATGAGGTGATCCGACAGGCAAACCGTGAGGCTCAACAAATTGTTGAGAGTGCCCATGACGAAGGGCGTCATATCCGCCTTGAAACTGAAGACTGGGTAGAAGCGAGTCTTAATCAACTTGATGAGACCCTTGTTTCCTTGCGTGAATATGTGGCTCGGGGACAACGGCGGCTCAATAAGCATCTGGAATCAGAGTTTTTGCCTGTTTCCATTGATGAGATGAACGCAGACCTGACTGGTGGGTTTGACCTCGTCGGTTCGAGTGACCATCCCTATGATGAATTAGATGACCCCGAACAAGATGAGGACACGGCCCGAGGGGACGTTCATGACGATGCCCCATCTGGTTCGGCTGTAGACGGCATGGCCCCAACCCGCCAGCCACGTCGCACACCCAGTCGCCCTTCTAGTCGGCGCACAGATGTTCGTCGTGATGTGGTTGACCCGTGGGGTTCAAGCGAAGGTGAGGACGCCTAA
- the coaD gene encoding pantetheine-phosphate adenylyltransferase: MKLRAVFAGSFDPVTYGHLDVIRRASRLFDHVVVACASNSDKSGLFTPEERLDLVRSVTGDLGNVSTSTFTGLVVKWAIDNNIDVMIRGLRGDHDLAYEMRIARVNSTIGPMETLFLPADPRHTHISSSLVRDLAALNADISTMVPAVVADALAQRLGGTQE, translated from the coding sequence ATGAAGTTGAGAGCAGTGTTTGCGGGGTCCTTTGATCCTGTCACCTACGGCCACCTTGATGTGATCCGGCGCGCGAGTCGTCTCTTTGATCACGTTGTGGTGGCGTGTGCCAGTAATTCAGATAAGTCGGGGCTGTTTACGCCAGAAGAACGCCTGGACTTAGTCCGATCGGTCACTGGTGATTTGGGCAATGTCAGTACATCCACATTCACCGGATTAGTGGTTAAGTGGGCTATAGACAACAACATTGATGTGATGATCCGCGGTCTCCGTGGGGATCACGATTTAGCGTATGAAATGCGAATTGCTAGGGTAAATAGCACGATTGGACCGATGGAAACACTCTTTCTGCCTGCTGACCCGCGCCATACTCACATTTCGTCGAGTTTGGTGCGTGACCTGGCTGCGTTGAATGCAGATATTTCCACCATGGTTCCGGCTGTTGTTGCCGATGCGCTTGCGCAGCGTCTAGGCGGTACGCAAGAATAA
- the rpmF gene encoding 50S ribosomal protein L32 has protein sequence MATPKRKMARARTRNRRAQWMKKSNLPNIVFDKATGTWRIAHTVDPDTGRYAAAK, from the coding sequence ATGGCAACCCCGAAGCGTAAAATGGCCCGCGCCCGCACCCGTAACCGTCGTGCCCAGTGGATGAAGAAATCTAACCTCCCAAACATTGTGTTTGATAAGGCCACCGGCACGTGGCGTATTGCGCACACCGTTGACCCTGACACCGGTCGTTATGCTGCCGCTAAGTAG